CTCGATCCGGAGGAGATGCAGGCGCGTCTCGCCGCCGCCGAGCGCGTCACCACGCTCCACCGGCAGCTCGCGAACCAGAATGCGCGCCTGGAAACGCTCCTCCACGAGCAGGAGCAGCTCTCCGCGACCCTCGCCGAGACGGCCGAGGCGCGCGGACGGCTCGAAGGCGTGACCCTGGCCGCCCGCGAGATCGTGCATCTGCTCAGCAATGACCTGGCGCTGGCGGTTGGTGCAATCGAGCTGATGCGGCTCCAGTCCGAGCTGACCCCGAGCGCGCTGGTATTGCTGCGGCAGGTCGAGGCCGGCATGGCCGCCGCCGAGCGGCACCTGCGCTCCTTGCAGAAGGTCGTGCGGGTCCGCACGAAGGAGACGCCGATTGGGCCAGCGCTGGATCTGGCCCGCTCGACGCTCCCCTGCAACTGACAGCGCGCGGGCGACCCGCGGCCCTCCGCGCGACGTTTCGCCTACGGATTCCGCGTGCCGGTCGGCTGTGCTGCGAATGCGTCGTAGCGCGCGGCGGCGGCCGTCACCACGTGCTCGACGTCCTCGGCCAGCACGTAGCGCCGCGCCACCAACGCCTCGGCGGCGGCGCGCACGCGGCTGAGGTAGTCATCGCGACCGCCGTACCGCTCCTCGATGGAGGGGCGCGGGTCGCCCGTCCGCTCGCGGTCGGCGCGGGTGGCCGGGAACGGCAGCGTCGAGCCCTGCATCGAGAGGATCTGGCCCACGCCGCCGGTCGCGGGATCGCGCGGGTTCCAGCCGGTGTAGCTCGCCACCGGCACGGTCAGGTCTGGCAGGCGAATGCCGCCCGTCTCGTTCAGGTCAGCGTCGAGTGCTGAGACGACGTTCGCGTAGCGCTCGCCCATCCGGGCCGGCAGCGTGGCGATGCCCTGCCCCGTCTGCCCGCCGAGATCGGCGCGGTAGACGGCCAGCACCTTGTCGGCCTCGGGGACGGTGGCGCTCGGCACGGCTGCAAACTGGTCGATCACCGTCTGGATCGGGACCGCCGTGCCATCCGCGACGCGCGGCACCAGAGTCAGCGGCGGCTCGACCCCGTCGGACACCCAGCGGTCGAGGTTGAGCAGCGCCGCCCGCGTCAACGGCGTGTAGTCCACCGCGTTGAAGCCGTGTACGCCGGTCGCGCCGTCCGCCGCGTTGACCCGCTGGAGCGGCACCGAGCCGGGGCCGTGTTGAGTGCCCGCGAAGAGGTACTGGCGGACCTCCGGCGGGGCGGTCACGTCGCGTGTCGCCCCGATGTCGGTGTGGATGAACGAGCCGTCGCCGCGCCAGTACTCGGCTGACGTGTTGATGGCAATCACCTTCGGCACGCCCCCGACGGCTCGCTGACGATCCAGCAGGCCGCCAGTCTCGCCGGTGAGCGGGTCGGTCTGCGGGTCGTCGGCGAACGGCATCCGGTGCCCG
This genomic interval from Chloroflexota bacterium contains the following:
- a CDS encoding response regulator yields the protein MRVLIAEDDAVSRRILQRTLERFGHECEVTTNGAEAWQAYQDAPFDVVITDWVMPQLDGVELCSMIRANPGACYTYVILLSVLNDRGHFLKGMQAGADDYLAKPLDPEEMQARLAAAERVTTLHRQLANQNARLETLLHEQEQLSATLAETAEARGRLEGVTLAAREIVHLLSNDLALAVGAIELMRLQSELTPSALVLLRQVEAGMAAAERHLRSLQKVVRVRTKETPIGPALDLARSTLPCN